The window ATGACTTGAATCTCCCGCGAAAAACTGGTCCCCGGTTTCAAGACACGAGCTCTATAGATAAAGCGATCATTAGAAATTTCATCCTCAACAGTTGCGTCTTTAATGACGGATCGAATGTACTATCAATTATATTCTGTTTGTGGACCGCTAGTTCCGCGTATTAGGTCGCAGATTCTGAACCTAGTTTTAATCCAACCCATGCCGGTTCCACGTGTAGGTTGCAGACTCTGAACCTAGTTCTAACCAAAACCAGTTCCACGTGTAGGTCGTAGCGTTTGAACCTAGAATTGTAGAGTCTGATCTAGAACCAAACCTAGTTCCACGTGTAGGTCGTAGAGTTTGAACCTAGAATTGTAGAGTCTGATCTAGAAccaaacccagttccacgtgTAGGTCGTAGAGTTTGAACCTAGAATTGTAGAGTCTGAACCTAGAACCAAACTCAGTTCCACGTGTAGGTCGTAGAGTTTGAACCTAGAATTGTAGAGTCTGATCTAGAAccaaacccagttccacgtgTAGGTCGTAGAGTCTGGACCTAGAATTGTTGAGTCTGAACCTAGAACCCAACCCAGTTCCACGTGTAGGTCGTAAAGTCTGGACCTATTGTAGAGTTTGacaaacccagttccacgtgTAAGTCGTATTGTCTGGACCTAGAATTGTAGAGTCTGAATCTAGAACCAAACCCAGTCCCCCGTGTAGGCTACAGAACTCCCTGACCTAGAAATCGCTACTTAATCCAGCTCGACGTACATAGGTTGCAGATTCGTGGTCTATAGTACCGAGTGGATTACAATTTTCTCGAATTGTGAATTGTGAAAGGACCGCTGCGGCTAGACCCCCTACTGAATCGATCGAATTATTAAATCGTTAACTTAAGAAAATAACatgatatcattatcaggTCGATGTCTCATTGTTTGTGCTGTGATTTCTCTTGAACGGTCAATGTAAAGAGTGGTGATGGTTTAGTCTCCACGCGGCCATGTGTTTATCGGACCAGCTATATGTGGATTTATTAGGAATTCGCGAAACTTTCACATTTTGCTAATATATAAGTTGAAATCAGAGTTCAACAAAATATAACTAGTGAATAGCGATACGAACATCTGTATCTGGTCGATAGCGAGTTGTCAGGtgatttgaaatatcgatCTCGTGCGGGGTATGCTCGTCAAGGTGACACTGTGTATGTagtgagggagagagggagagagggggagagggggagagggggagagggggagagggagagagggagagagggagagatggggaaagagggagagagggagagagggagagagggagagagggactGAGTGATGAAATCAaagcaaaaatatgaaaaaatattcttttgtCCTCAAATAAGCGGTTTATACAGTGAAGTCAAAAAGATGCAAATTTAAAGGTTTTAACTTTGTCTTGTTGAAAAGGGCAAATCAGTCGGGAGCAGGCCCTGGACCTTCGAGACCATCGATCGACCCTAGTTCCCTGCATTACCGTGGAcatttacaatttattacaatgtAATAATATCTATTTGCACAGAATATATCGGAATATCAGTATCGTACATAGCCTGTCACCAACCTGTCACCAGGCCCTCTTCATACATGCCGGGCCGGGCAGGTGCTTCAGTGTGCAAATTATTGagtatatgaaataaaatgtttcaatGTATGATTGAGTATGCAAAGGATGAAAGTCGGGTCGATGCAGGGCTTAGAAGCAGTTAGGAGATCCCCGAGGAAAATCGAAAcgtcgaaaaaaaaactttaaaaaaaaaaaaaatttggagtcgtttttttttcgtttctcGGGGTGGTCACTACTGttgaatttgatatgattCCCCTGGGACACACTGACTATTCGATGTAAAGAATCCAATCAGGTAACCGCAGTCAAATAGGTAGGATATAGGATgaaaactgtttgatgaaaacttttccctgatttccctgAATTCTTCTGTTTCTTCGTGGTGATATCGTCGTCACATATTGCCGAATTGTGGATCGTGTAGGCTCTGAGTGTAATGGCATCTGGATTATTTATTGTCGCCGGATTAGTTCGATACGAATAAAGTCTATTTTGATTGTACTGTGTTGATGGTGCCCTGTTGGAGGCCGTTAAGTCATAACCGAGTCAGACCAGCAACCAGTCTAGTCAAACACCGCTCAACGTGAAAATTCGAACTTTCTTGAACTGAAACGACAAAGCGAAATACTTACACtcattcacaagaaatatcgACGAGTTTcgacaaaaattgaaattcacaAAAAACAAACGGATTCTCTAACGTAAAATTGAGCCTCGATTTTAGAATAAACGGcaatatttgcaaaaattTAACCCCCTGAACCCCGGAGGCCGCCAGCTACAGGAACGGACACCAGTCTACGCTGATAGATGTGTGTGTAAAGATGAAGCTGGTGATGGCGGAAGAGGACTATTTTCAGATTGGAAGTTTTATCTCCTGTACCACTTGCCATGAACAGGAACTAAAAGGCGAAGTGGTCGCCTTTGATTACCCGACGAAAATGGTCGTGCTCAGTATCCTTTACTTAACGGTGAAGCGCGCGGATATTTCGTAAACGGGCCTCAAAAAAATCGGGTATTTCTCGGCAGCAGCTCTCATATCATCAATCAGCTCTCCAGACTCCAATCTCACTGGGTCAATCTCATTACTATTACTGCTTCACTATTCTTACCCCTCCAGTCACTGTTATATTATTGTCGATCTGCAAGATCCATCTCGATTATTAGGGCCTAGAGATAGATCATTTCTCGGTCCACTCGGGCCTATTTTGAAATTGCATTTCAAATGGAATCAGCGTTGttagttgttgttgttgttgttgacgGACGGAGACCGGCTTGACTTAATACCGTCCTTGCTTGCTTCGGGTTTTTTTCCTCCCGCCCAAGCCAAACACAGACCCGGGCCACTGACCCTTTGTTGGTCTATTAAACAGCCCGAGGTTTCTTGGGCTGACAAGGTTAGTCGACTATCTGCGAACTCAGTAAAACAGTCATTCAGTTGGAATTTTATTCCAGAAATTGATGACCGACACGGTGAAATGTGTTAAGACTGATTTAGCCTATAGTCCGTTCGGTTCTGTCAACCACTATCTGTCACAATTGCTTGTCGGTGCGATAATGTTTTCGATCTAGAAGATACAGATTGCGACCATAAAACATTTGCCAAGGCGAGGTTACTGTCCCTGCATCGGGACAAACTTCAGGCAACTACTGCTATCAGATACAGATATTATTGATGTTTCATTCGAGCTTGATTTCTATCTTTCATCGGAAAATTGTCTGTCCGCAATTTTTGAGGTACCTTTAAGCGGGTGTCTAGACCCCTCAGGGATAGGATCCACGGGAGGCTGCGGGGGTCGCGCACGTCACCTCTCCCCCCTTAAAAATGGTAAGTTGCCCTgggaaatttcatgaaaaattaacaacttaaaactGGTACCTAAAGAAGTTTAAATTCGTAAACTGCTTGTCCTCTGTTCCTCAGATGAGTTAGGCCTAGGACACACCTCAAAAGGAAACTCGTCGTAaaacattaaccctttcagtgctgacaaATTAATACcatatagtgctggagataatttgaaaattttaaaaaattccaccctagtgtgttgaataacggaaATACCAcgtagtgcgtctacactgcggtgcggtgtatcgttagttactagtatttcactatgtttgacaggtgctgccatctttggatagagataaaaactaattactaattacatcaacactagcaaaatccatcaccgatttatacaccgcactgcggtgtagacgcactgaaagggttaacaagaCCTTTTGATTTATGATGGGCCTATGCCCTATTTTGGGGGTGCACCCCTCCCTCGAACCGTAGATCCACCCTTACCTCTGGATCCGCCTCTTGATCTAGTTTATGCGACTATGTTATTTCGCCTTAACTGACGCGTTCTCTCTAAGAACAACCGCCGACGAACGAACGGAACGGTTTGAACGACGTCAGATTCATCAACGTATCGCTCGTTAAACACATCTCGCTAATTAAACCGGCGCAGGGCTCGCCTGAAGTGTTGTCACATCTGAATCTAAGCAAGGTGAGTACTGAACATCAGATGGTTTCTACTCAGCTGCGTCTCGACAAGACTTGTCTATGGCCCAGTCTTGATGGTTTGGTCATACGTTTTTCCTAAGACTGGTTTTAGGCCCTATGAGTTTGTTGGTTTGGTTATAAAAGTAAAATTAGTATAGattggttttaagttgttggattggctatagaactaacaaAAGTGagcttagattggtcttaagttgttagatcggttatagaaccaaaatgagcttagactggtcctaTTAAGATGTTAGATTAGCTAAAACAACctaaatgagcttagactggtcttaagttgctaGATTGGTtaattatagaaccaaaatgagtttagacatgttttaagttgtaagattggttatagaaccaaaatgagcttagactggtcctattaagatgttagattagctatataCAACCTcaatgaacttagactggtctacaGTTGCTAGATTGGTTAATtatggaaccaaaatgagttgaGACATgttttaagttgtaagattggttatagaaccaaaatgagcttagactggtcttaagttattagattggttatagaaccaaaatgagcttagactgatcttaggTTCTTGGATTGATTGATATTACCGAAATGGGCTTGGTAAAAAACTGGACTTGAATCTAAGCCTTGAGTGCGATAAATCCATtccataaatgaatgaatgaattcatttcaaattggttTCACAGTTCCTTCCACAGTTGAGACTTAACATAGGCTAGCCTATAAAAACCTAGggccagttgctgaaaagttggttaaagataaccggcgtaAAATACAAGATTAGTTGTCGTGCTAACTTTTCAGTGGTTAAACctaaaccaacttttgagcaaaatgcTCCATcttaactcattttggttcggTTACCTAGCTAAATAAAACCCCCTgttcaaaagaaaaaatcaaacgaaatcttccagggccggttccatagtcatggcttagacttaagaccagtctaagactatCTTAGTTATATATAGCTAATATAACagcttaagatcagtcttaagatttaagaccacttttggactaaagtctcgactatggaaccagcccctgatcaaataaataactgggacaatccctatttaaAAACCTAAGAAAAAAACCTTATATATGTTTTAAGGTTTTTGTAACTCTGAACGTGGATTCATTCGATTTTTAGGTCCCAAATGGCCCCAAAATTGAGAAGCTATTTTATTCCCATTTTCTACTCTGTGTATATTTGTAGCTAACGAACCGATTGAAACAGAATCTAGACGACAAACGACGACAATTAGAATACATAGGAGTCGACGTACCGCCGGAGGGACAACGCGTCTTCAACGCTATCACCAAAACGTGAGTAACCATCCCTTACCCCGGCTCTAGTTTCTAAGTCATCGctttcagtgcggtgtactaatCCGTGATGGACTTgcgctagtacaccgcatcgtCGTAGTGTATCGATGTTATtcgtaattagttttttcgtCTATAGATGGCAGCGCCTGTGAAACATAGCGAAATATAAGCGACTGACGAACGTAGTGAAACGTTAGTAAATAACGATACTCCGCACCGCGGTAGACACACTTCAGCGGTTATCTAACCCACTGCCACTGGGGTGgtatttttctcaaaattttcaaattaggctaaaaaaattgataccttgtttctccgctctgctgagctaaAATGTTGatccggccggccgcctatctaccctatacattactttttttaaaatcgtgatcaattttaccataacagacccggccgctatagaaatgaactgtttacaaagtttatcatattttacaaaaatgacccggccgctgcggagaaacaaggtatcatttttgttagCCTTATCTCCAGCGCTTTCGGTTCAGCGCTGAAGGGGTTAATGAACtaggtccagttccacagttgtgagttaagatttgactctctGAGTTACcgtaactcattgaaaatgaactaattttaactcgggagttaactctaacaactgtggaactaggtccatAGTATCTAAGTGATATACGGATCGTAAACCTGCTATCAAAGTTAGATCCAGGATAAATCCTTAAGTTGGGTTCAGTTTTATAAACTGATTCGTAGGACTGATTTCATAAACTTTGGGTAGCAACAAGGATATCTCGACGGGATGAATCCTTAACCTGACCCCGGTTTTATTGACCGGGTACCGAAGCGATATGTACCTCCAGTGATTGTGGAAATGCCGAACAACTAGctcgaggaaacattttcacACTTGTGTAGGATTTTCTaaacatggttcccacagaacagggaaatagggaaaaacttgggaattttgaagtaATCATAcccggtttggaaatatttgggaatttgaaaaattttcctcTAATCAgggaaatacttgggaaattcattacatttcacatattgcatttgccaagggcaactttcttcagcaatttcccttgaaagTCACCTTTTTCAACAGGTCACCGCTAACATTTTGACTGTTGAATGACGATATTTGTTCATTTGTATTTGggaaaatcacccatgaaatacttgtgagttttaaattcatataactgtgggaacAATGTCTGAATATTATCGTCATAACAACGCGTATGGCATTTTTATCTACGGATATCGGAAGTTTAAAAACGACGATTCGCTTTTCGTTTTTATTCGTAGGATAAAAGAGGTACGTTGGCAAGAAAAGAATATAATCGTGTTAGACCAAGTGACGATAACACCGCCGTATACCATAGACTGCTGTAAGTGCCGCGAGGACAGTCCCAACAGATCGCAAACGCTCGTTCAAAAGCAAAAGGCGTTGGATCACGTGAAAAAAATCgtaagtattttttttttccaacgtattttggtttttttcgaCTCGCGTCGTTGATCTTTGAAAAACGTTTCAACGGCATTTCGTGCGAGTCACTGGCTCAGTATTTTCTGTTGTCGAAGTCTGGATTCAATTGCGAGTTCGTTCGGATAAAGAATTCATATATTATATTCTGCGACttaaattctattttaaaaaaaagtgatTGACGTCACGTTATTCCAAGCTTTCCTGGTGGatactcacttgccacaagtaaAATCCTCTATtcctgcagtagttgatgtcctactgcacactagcgacacctggtggatcatcacttgccacaggtgtaatcctctattgctgcagtaTTTGATATCCTACTGcgcactagtgacacctggtggatcctcacttgccactagTAAAATCCTCTATTGTTGCAGTATTCgatatcctactgcacactagcgacacctggtggatcatcacTTGCCACGGGTGtaatcctctattgctgcagtagttgatgtcgtactgcacactagtgacacctggtggatcctaacTTGACCTAAGTGAAATCCTTTATTGCTGCAGTAATTGATGTcatactgcacactagcgacacctggtggatcctcacctgCCACGAGCTGAATCTATCAACAGTTATCGCGATCGCCGATTCAATTCTCTTTTCGAATTCCTTTCAGGTCGAGAAATATTTCCGAGAGACGTCGTCGTCGGAGAAAGAGGACGGCCAGTGATTCCGTAAACGCGGGCGCgcgttgaaaaaaaatgaagcagcaaaaaaacaaacaaaagaaaaagaaaattcgtttcacaaaaaaatgaagatgaaaaaatgacgatgaaaTCGTAGATGACCTGGAATCATGACTTCACCAGCcggaaataaaaaacaacaaaaaacgcTTAGAGATCAGAAACAAACAGCACGTATTTTAATCGAAATTTCGAAGCTTTCgtcgattttagattttagcTTTTTTCAACATATTCGCGACAATTTCGGAATCGACCTGAATCGGGGGTGATTCGCAATGCAAACGACGGCTGGACGGGCTCGTCGGGCGCCGGCTCCGTCGGGGCCCCGTCCGCCTGTCCGCGAGCGCGAGATGCGCGAAATGATACAATTCGTGCcgagaaaatatatttgagaTTTTTATCGCGCGTTCGGCTACGGtggagaatttttttttgccggccgaaagtaaaaaaaaaaaccacggAACTTATCGAAACGAATAATGAATAAAGCGTTGGTCGATGCATGGCCAAAATTTGGTAATTAAACACAAATTCATGGTCGGGGAGTAGTCTGGGGatgagggggagggggtgttgAACCTGTATGACATATGGACGCGTAGCTGTTTCTGAAATCATGGCGTTTCAATCTGCGGCCCGCAACCCCTGGCAGGATATGTCTCGGCTTTTCATAGCCGTTCTGCCAATTTCTTATCGTGTTCAGAACTTCGTCCgagaaatttttttaattgacAATGAagttcaaagttttataagcacactctttcaaaaactgatcatcgaCACTTAACTAATTGATACCTGAAAATGGTTGAGATAATTTGAAACTTTCGAAAAATTCCATTGCAGTGAATTATTATACGGGTGTACCATAAAATTGCATCTACACTGCGGTGCAGTGTGTCGTTACTTACATTTCACTATGGTTGATAggtgtgctgccatctttccgTTAAGATGAAAACTAATTATTAATACATTTGTAACATCGATCCACCATGATGCGGTGTATTGGCAGTCTACTGATTTGTAcgccgcactgcggtgtagatgcaccgAAAGGGTTAATTTGAAAAAGGAATGAATTAACTACACTAAACAAATGTGTTTGGAGAGGGTTGACTTCCGGGCTGCAGATTCATAGCTGAAAAAGTGTGCGTGGACTGTAagagatttttttaaagagtCAGTTATTAGTTCCAAAAGCAGTTAACAGGTGTCCTTATTTAAAAAAGCGACTAGTGAAGGGTTTAAGAAATTTTATTCAACTCTGATCATGGTTTAGTTTCGAGGATTACAGGTCTTTGACCGATTATAGGGGGGGGACTTACTTTATATAAATGACGTATTGATGTGTAAAactaaatttgtttttaaaagaataaatatgaCCACTGGTAGCTTAACttcatgaatcatttttaaattgtgTATTTTTATGAAAGGTTGATCAACCGAgagggcggatccaggattttcaAAGTGGGTCATCTGCTAGTCATCCCCCAAAAAAATTGGTCTCTTCCGAGCATTCTAAACATTTTAAGGGACTGCTTGATCATCTTGTGAACCTTGTAGGCTACACTACTTAGAAATGCAGCGTCGAAAAACTGGAGACAATCCGAAGGAAATTTGCCAAGACCTTATTATCAAATAAGCTATGAGGATGGATGGAAGGAATCCACCACCTGAAAGGATAAAAGGACCATATGAAATGTTAATGTAAGGACGATGCAAGCCGCGCTACGGCGTAGCCCTTATGGCCAATGACCGTGAGGGGTGCAAGCTGAACAATGAAATCTATGGGCGTGTTTTTATGAACtagtattacctttaacccgggggtaaacttaattcattttcaattgaattagccCTGGGGTTAAAGGCAATACCAGGCTATAAAGCCCATGAAATTAATCGCAATACCATCATATTGTCGGGACCCCCTAAATAATGTTGTTTACCGAGATTGATATCGTGGGATTTCGCTCAATGATATTCAAGACTGGTGAACCTCATTATAACGAAGTCGGATgcacgattcatcggatatattCTTACTagggacgaaattctatatttgtttaaCAAATTGATTAAGATTAATTAAcaagatttgattaatttcataccaGATATAatgaactatcagttataacagaTGTTCTGTTCCCGTGAAGTTCGcggtaacgaggttccgctgtaatCTCAACTACAgacatttttttcgatttattttttattctttcgAAGTATAAAAAATGCTACATATGTAATTTTGAGTCACTCGCCGACATTGAGTTAAATGCTAGTTTCACTTTCGCGTCTATATCGACCGAATCGTCCACGTTCAACTTCGACTTGTGTTTCAACACGAAATGTTGCAAGAACAGTTTTAATCCTTGTCGCAGCGTGCGCAGTTTCGGAAACGGAGCGACGCGTTGGAATACCTCGCGAGTGACGTCCTCGTCGTAGTCGACCAGCAGACCGAGCAGGATCGACTTGATCAGAAATACTTTCGATTTGTCTAATTCTCCGAATTCAACGACctagaaaataatttaaacGTTTTCCTCAAGTAAAGCGAGGTAGCTAattggcaatagaggattccactcgtggcaagtgaggatctaaccaggtgtcgctagtgtgcagtggGACATTAAACAACTGCGGCGATAGAGGGTTCCACTTGTgtcaagtgaggatccaccaggtgtcgcaagtgtgcagtaggataaGTTGTCAGTAAGATTGTTGCAgtaactactgcggcaattgaagattccacttgtggcaagtgaggatccaccaggtgtcgctagtgtgaagtaggacatcaacttctgtggcaatagaggattccactccTGGCAAATAAGgatcaccaggtgtcgctagtgcgcAGCATGATATGAACTTCGTTTATCCAGAGACAtgggatttttcaaatattttataagGCAGGCTAGAAGTCTTggttaaaattgaaaatctacTCAATTTGTTCTAATTGTTAGAACCGACTCACTTTGAATATGGATAACGAGAGAGCCTTCGTCGCGATCAGATGAGTGAGAAAGCCGCTGTAGTTCTTCAGATTCTGTTCGGATAGACTCGAAATCTCCTTCAATTTGTCCCATAAATTAAACTGTATTGTcatctgaaataatgaaacaaaACATCTGAATGAACTAAAAAAGGGAGTAGTGAATAGTGAAGAAACGTCTACGTCGGGGTGGACTTATACTGTACAGTTTGAAAGAGTTGTCTGCATAAGATTCATTACATAGAAAAAATgccaaaatggccgccatgtttgatatttttgttagATAAATCGCAGGAGCGCAACTACATGTACAAACCACACCAAGTTGCATCGAAATAAAACTAAACACTtaagggtggccacttttacttgacttttccctgacttcCTTGACATGTACGTTGTTTTCCCGGACTAGATCTGCTAAGTATCCAATCAATTCACATTAGCAATCTCTACGATCTAGCGGTCTCCaaaaatttccctgacttatcGATGATTTTAAGCttttttttctccaaaattcCCGCAATATTCCCTCACTAGCAATCTCATGATCTAGCAGTCTccacaaatttccctgacttctCAATGATTTTTAGCTCctttttttctccaaaattcCCGCAATATTCCCTGACTATCTTAAAGAATAGAAAAAATCCCTGGCTATTTACAGGTAAATGGCCACCTTGTTCCTGAATTCCTTACACACTACAATTGTTACAGCCCATCTGAGAGAGGATTCTCGCGTACAGATAGGAACACGTCTGCGCACGTGCGCGCGAAGATAAACTACGAACCTGAAATCGTCGATCGTACTCGGCGAATTTCTGCGCGAGGAACCCGTAGTACGGATTGTAACGTTTCTCCTGCAAACAGCAGACGGTTATCACGTGCACGATTTCGCGTTCCTGCTGGTGTTTCAATCCGAGTTTCAGCAATTTCTCGAACGCTTCCACGAAATCCTGTAAACGCAATTAGATCGACGAACTTTACGTTATAGACACGGCTAGGaaagatggccgcctccataaatcc is drawn from Tubulanus polymorphus chromosome 10, tnTubPoly1.2, whole genome shotgun sequence and contains these coding sequences:
- the LOC141912005 gene encoding protein LSM12 homolog A-like, with amino-acid sequence MKLVMAEEDYFQIGSFISCTTCHEQELKGEVVAFDYPTKMVVLKQPPTNERNGLNDVRFINVSLVKHISLIKPAQGSPEVLSHLNLSKLTNRLKQNLDDKRRQLEYIGVDVPPEGQRVFNAITKTIKEVRWQEKNIIVLDQVTITPPYTIDCCKCREDSPNRSQTLVQKQKALDHVKKIVEKYFRETSSSEKEDGQ